Proteins encoded by one window of Kwoniella dejecticola CBS 10117 chromosome 9, complete sequence:
- a CDS encoding GTP-binding protein ypt1, whose product MSAPEYDYLFKLLLIGDSGVGKSCLLLRFADDTYTESYISTIGVDFKIRTIELEGKTVKLQIWDTAGQERFRTITSSYYRGAHGIIVVYDVTDSDTYANVKQWLQEIDRYAVEGVNKLLVGNKSDLATKKVVEYAAAKAFADELGIPFLETSAKNATNVEQAFLTMSKQIKDRMGSTSMASGPGAKSTIKGLGQNVEQKTAGGCC is encoded by the exons ATGTCGGCTCCGGAATACGATTATctcttcaag CTCCTCCTTATCGGTGATTCAGGTGTGGGAAAATCCTGTTTACTTCTCCGATTCGCCGACGACACTTATACCGAATCATACATCTCAACCATCGGA GTCGACTTCAAGATCAGAACGATTGAACTCGAAGGAAAGACTGTGAAGCTCCAAATC TGGGACACTGCTGGTCAAGAGagattcag AACCATCACTTCATCGTACTACCGAGGTGCTCACGGTATCATAGTAGTGTACGATGTCACCGACAGCG ACACGTACGCCAATGTCAAGCAATGGTTGCAAGAGATTGACCGATACGCCGTTGAGGGCGTCAACAAGCTTCTCGTTGGAAACAAGTCAGATTTGGCCACCAAGAAGGTTGTTGAGTACGCTGCCGCCAAAGCTTTCGCCGATGAACTAGGTATTCCATTCCTCGAAACTTCTGCCAAGAACGCTACCAATGTAGAGCAAGCATTCTTGACCATGTCCAAGCAAATCAAAGATCG AATGGGTTCGACTTCGATGGCATCTGGACCGGGAGCCAAGTCGACGATCAAGGGATTAGGCCAAAATGTGGAACAGAAGACTGCTGGTGGATGTTGTTAA
- a CDS encoding sulfite reductase (NADPH) hemoprotein, beta-component produces MSTSLLSAISSLPSTSFHHPIATVPSGSTKLNPYLPIPQASGSTTVLFTNPTFLPSVPSASLKRTVVQVIDAEEVITPRAAKSLSLISRSAQEAYDHSLLALRLAQDEEALVYHFIAPGLEGSVQQVEDAESWLSGALSSPNPANGHANGDAEAADELLSAYEAVCLSLLKLTRRAQRSFVHRKAESSRLIVNFLPSNVEADNVIDVVLAIPAPKEKLRSSLAGVQEVVVVEGGNGKYGSGWASVVDALEGTDVSIRSVLAGGNASPSEITSALSASAPITRLGKTATHSIPSSAVAVPTPESSYTSLLESSPTPLEILNDPSHLAANESTSPLYAFGKAVALRKERARLVELAKKVLKASNTRKEVHEALSAWLLVRDESGSAAAGKKAADAVGAGASPDEKELAQLGANGHWEKRALWIVISNSWAVDLASSGLHHALASGLDINLLVYETAASPFSPNASAQPPKERKKDLALYALNMGDVYVASVAIYADYAGVINAMREAESYSGPGLVLAYLPWGEKEDGEAVSAQEKAGPLERLRETKRAVSGGWWPMFRWNPSLADEKRFTLDSSYIKAALSEFLDRESHLSQLTLSQPAIDPSVTSSVGTDLIAARKEKARKAYDALLNSLDGPGLLVLYASDGGNAEKVAKRLVGRAKMRGVGASLRVLDEIAPSIVDSLAEEKNVLILTSTAGQGEAPQNGREFYKALSKTAASDKLAETKVTVFGMGDSHYWPRPEDAGYYNKPAKDIFPRVLGLGCAELCPLGLGDDSDPDGYMTGYKPFEASLWRALGVDSVEVVEEKEETVANEHIKIASDYLRGTILEGLEDKSTGAIGASDAQLTKFHGTYMQDDRDIRESLKAQGLEPAYSFMIRVRMPAGVCTADQWLHMDRISDEHGNGTFKLTTRQTFQFHGIIKSHLKPAMQAINRGLLDTIAACGDVNRNVQCCVNPAYSNTHKAVYDFSVAISEHLLPSTNAYHEIWLDKKKVYGDATQAFSADHEPLYGPYYLPRKFKIAVAVPPDNAVDVFTNDVGFIAIVENDEVIGYNVSVGGGMGVTHGNKKTYPRLGDVLGFLSPEDGCKVAESIMLVQRDYGNRADRKNARLKYTVDRLGVAKFKELVEERWGKKFSEARPYAFTSNLDKYGWHQGHDGKWHFTMFIENGRIEDSPRHQFKAGLQEIAKVHKGTFRLTANQHLILSDVATEDLDEIKRLLNKWGLDNIDHSGVRLSSSACVAFPTCGLAMAESERYLPLLIDKVEKICEEAGVRNDDLVMRMTGCPNGCARPWAAEVAFVGKAPGSYMMMLGGSHDGTRLNKPFIESATEPEILAVLKPMIKRWALERNDGERFGDWTIRAGYIKPTTHGTNFWENGFPTAQQATQAITA; encoded by the exons ATGTCAACCTCCCTCCTTTCAGCTATCTCTAGCCTcccttccacctccttcCACCATCCTATCGCCACCGTACCTTCTGGCTCCACCAAACTCAACCCTTACCTCCCTATACCGCAAGCTTCCGGTAGCACAACCGTTCTTTTCACCAACCCAACTTTCCTCCCCTCCGTACCCTCGGCATCGCTCAAACGAACGGTAGTTCAAGTCATCGACGCTGAAGAAGTCATCACACCTCGAGCGGCCAAATCTTTGTCGTTGATATCCCGATCAGCGCAAGAAGCATACGATCACTCTTTACTCGCTCTTAGATTAGCTCAGGACGAGGAAGCCTTAGTGTATCACTTCATCGCACCAGGATTAGAAGGATCGGTGCAACAAGTCGAGGACGCAGAGTCATGGTTGAGCGGGGCCTTGAGCTCACCTAACCCAGCAAATGGCCATGCCAACGGAGATGCGGAAGCTGCCGACGAGCTTTTATCAGCCTACGAAGCTGTTTGCCTTTCCCTCTTAAAGCTCACCAGACGAGCACAACGATCTTTCGTTCACCGAAAGGCTGAATCGTCCAGACTCATTGTCAACTTCCTTCCGTCAAACGTCGAGGCTGATAACGTTATCGATGTGGTCCTCGCCATCCCAGCGCCCAAGGAGAAGCTCCGATCTTCGCTTGCTGGTGTTCAAGAGGTTGTAGTGGTGGAAGGCGGAAACGGAAAATACGGATCAGGCTGGGCTTCGGTCGTCGATGCTCTCGAGGGTACCGATGTCTCGATAAGATCTGTCCTTGCCGGTGGCAATGCCTCGCCATCCGAGATCACTTCGGCACTTTCGGCCTCGGCTCCTATCACTCGATTAGGCAAGACCGCCACCCACTCCATCCCATCCTCGGCTGTCGCTGTACCTACTCCCGAGTCCAGCTACACCTCGCTTCTCGAATCATCCCCGACACCGCTGGAAATCCTCAATGACCCATCTCACCTTGCTGCCAACGAATCGACCTCTCCGCTGTACGCATTCGGTAAAGCCGTTGCTTTGCGAAAGGAGCGAGCTCGATTAGTTGAACTCGCCAAGAAGGTCTTGAAGGCTTCCAACACCAGGAAAGAGGTCCACGAAGCCCTTTCCGCTTGGTTGTTAGTACGAGATGAAAGTGGCTCGGCCGCGGCGGGAAAGAAGGCTGCCGACGCTGTCGGTGCTGGCGCCAGCCCAGATGAAAAGGAACTTGCTCAACTCGGTGCCAACGGTCATTGGGAGAAGCGTGCCTTGTGGATTGTCATCTCCAACTCATGGGCTGTCGATCTTGCATCTTCTGGTCTTCACCACGCTCTTGCTTCCGGTCTCGACATCAACCTGCTCGTTTATGAGACTGCCGCATCGCCCTTCTCGCCGAATGCTTCAGCCCAACCACCcaaagaacgaaagaaggatcTCGCTCTCTACGCTTTGAACATGGGAGACGTCTATGTCGCTTCCGTCGCTATCTACGCTGATTACGCAGGAGTCATCAACGCTATGCGAGAAGCCGAAAGCTACTCTGGTCCCGGTTTGGTCCTCGCTTACTTGCCATggggggagaaggaggacggCGAAGCTGTCTCCGCGCAAGAAAAGGCTGGTCCGCTGGAGAGATTAAGGGAGACGAAGCGAGCGGTCTCTGGAGGATGGTGGCCAATGTTCAGATGGAACCCTTCTTTGGCCGATGAGAAGCGATTCACCCTTGACTCGTCATACATCAAGGCCGCCCTTTCCGAATTCCTCGATCGAGAATCTCATCTCTCCCAACTCACCCTCTCCCAACCTGCCATCGATCCATCAGTCACCTCATCGGTCGGTACCGACCTTATCGCTGCTCGGAAAGAGAAAGCTCGAAAGGCTTACGATGCATTGCTCAACTCGCTTGACGGACCTGGTCTCTTGGTTCTGTACGCTTCCGATGGTGGAAATGCCGAGAAAGTCGCAAAGAGACTGGTTGGCAGAGCCAAGATGCGTGGTGTTGGCGCCTCTCTGAGAGTCCTCGATGAGATCGCCCCTTCGATCGTTGATTCGCTGgccgaggagaagaacgTGCTCATCCTTACCTCCACCgctggtcaaggtgaagctcCTCAGAACGGTAGAGAGTTCTACAAGGCGCTAAGCAAGACCGCAGCCTCCGATAAGCTCGCTGAAACCAAAGTAACTGTCTTCGGTATGGGTGATTCTCACTACTGGCCCAGACCTGAAGATGCCGGATACTACAACAAGCCCGCCAAAGACATCTTCCCCAGAGTGCTCGGCTTGGGCTGTGCCGAACTCTGTCCTCTTGGTCTCGGTGACGATTCCGATCCTGATGGATACATGACCGGATACAAGCCTTTCGAAGCGTCTCTTTGGAGAGCGCTTGGTGTGGACAGTGTCGAAGTTgttgaggagaaagaggagaccGTTGCCAACGAGCACATCAAGATTGCTTCTGATTATCTCCGAGGTACCATTCTTGAGGGCCTTGAGGATAAATCTACTGGTGCTATCGGCGCTTCCGACGCTCAGTTGACCAAGTTCCACGGAACATACATGCAA GATGACCGAGATATCCGAGAATCGCTCAAGGCCCAAGGTCTTGAACCCGCATATTCCTTCATGATCCGAGTGCGAATGCCTGCTGGTGTCTGTACGGCCGATCAATGGTTGCACATGGACCGGATTTCCGATGAACACGGTAACGGTACCTTCAAGTTGACCACTCGACAAACCTTCCAATTCCACGGTATCATCAAGAGCCACCTGAAACCCGCCATGCAAGCGATCAACAGGGGTCTGCTCGATACGATAGCTGCCTGTGGTGATGTCAACCGAAACGTGCAATGTTGCGTCAACCCTGCATACTCTAACACTCACAAGGCCGTCTACGACTTCTCCGTCGCCATCTCCGAACACCTTTTGCCATCTACCAACGCATACCACGAGATCTGGCTCGACAAAAAGAAGGTCTACGGAGACGCCACTCAAGCCTTCTCTGCCGATCACGAACCGCTGTACGGCCCTTACTACCTTCCCCGTAAATTCAAGATCGCCGTTGCTGTCCCTCCTGACAATGCTGTCGATGTCTTCACCAATGATGTCGGTTTCATCGCTATAGTCGAAAACGATGAAGTCATCGGGTACAACGTCAGTGTCGGTGGAGGTATGGGTGTCACCCACGGTAACAAGAAGACATATCCTCGATTAGGTGATGTCTTAGGTTTCTTGAGCCCAGAGGATGGTTGCAAGGTTGCCGAGTCTATTATGTTGGTTCAACGAGATTACGGAAACCGAGCAGACAGGAAGAACGCTCGATTGAAGTACACTGTTGATCGACTAGGTGTGGCCAAGTTCAAGGAATTAGTGGAAGAGCGATGGGGCAAGAAGTTCTCTGAAGCTCGACCCTATGCTTTCACCTCGAACTTGGATAAATACGGATGGCACCAAGGTCACGATGGTAAATGGCATTTCACGATGTTCATTGAGAATGGCCGAATCGAGGATTCACCGAGACATCAGTTCAAGGCTGGTTTACAAGAGATCGCCAAGGTACACAAGGGGACTTTCCGATTGACTGCCAACCAACATCTGATATTGTCTGATGTGGCCACggaagatctcgatgagatcaagaggttACTCAATAAATGGGGTCTGGACAACATCGATCACTCGGGTGTACGattatcatcttcagcctgtGTCGCTTTCCCTACGTGTGGTTTGGCAATGGCCGAGTCGGAGAGATACTTGCCTTTGCTCATTGACAAAGTCGAGAAGATTTGTGAAGAGGCTGGTGTAAGGAATGACGATTTGGTGATGAGAATGACCGGTTGTCCTAATGG GTGTGCTCGACCATGGGCAGCAGAAGTTGCATTCGTAGGAAAAGCTCCTGGATCATACATGATGATGCTTGGTGGATCTCACGATGGAACAAGGTTGAACAAACCGTTCATCGAGTCAGCGACCGAACCTGAGATCCTCGCTGTGTTGAAaccgatgatcaagcgatggGCGCTGGAAAGAAACGACGGTGAACGCTTCGGTGATTGGACGATCAGGGCTGGGTACATCAAACCCACGACCCACGGAACGAATTTCTGGGAGAACGGATTCCCGACTGCTCAACAGGCTACTCAAGCTATTACTGCGTAG